A single window of Selenomonas sputigena DNA harbors:
- the rpmH gene encoding 50S ribosomal protein L34 — protein sequence MKMTYQPNNHWRKKTHGFRERMKTKGGRLVLKRRRAKGRKKLSA from the coding sequence ATGAAGATGACGTATCAGCCGAATAACCATTGGCGCAAGAAGACGCATGGTTTCCGCGAGCGTATGAAGACGAAAGGCGGCCGTCTCGTCCTGAAGAGAAGGCGCGCAAAGGGCAGAAAGAAATTGTCTGCGTAA
- a CDS encoding DUF721 domain-containing protein, translated as MKRSYRRNPGMEKINQVIPKSIHALGKKIERTYQERFVLARWPEIVGEGIAAHVQPIGIEGEKLLLHASVPAWRNEITLMQMTILARFNTFAGFEMVKELAFSWKKDDVALFQASGRVQAEEADEQEAYRKALREITLTKEEQEACEKSVSLVGEERLRRKLRHISLRRKKREKALRVLGEKPCPQCGKLFSGEGMCPSCTCRERRERRRSIRRHLLDLPWARYADIKDHLRCTPAMVASERTRLVQELARRIEFGDWESLEAKTLVMLYRSLRPEQLTEDIVRRTLYDLRREMAEGTVFRPFPKRSEVMKKTAKRGAKSGEGFHVSAPRR; from the coding sequence ATGAAACGCTCCTATCGCCGCAATCCCGGCATGGAAAAAATCAATCAGGTGATACCAAAAAGCATCCATGCGCTGGGCAAGAAGATCGAGCGCACCTATCAGGAGCGCTTCGTCCTCGCGCGTTGGCCGGAAATCGTCGGTGAAGGCATCGCCGCGCACGTCCAGCCGATTGGCATCGAAGGCGAAAAGCTCCTGCTCCATGCCTCTGTGCCCGCCTGGCGCAACGAGATCACGCTCATGCAGATGACGATACTCGCGCGCTTCAATACCTTCGCAGGTTTCGAGATGGTGAAGGAACTCGCCTTTTCCTGGAAAAAAGACGACGTCGCCCTCTTTCAGGCTTCGGGGCGTGTGCAGGCAGAAGAAGCCGACGAGCAGGAAGCATACCGAAAGGCTCTGCGGGAGATTACATTGACCAAGGAGGAGCAGGAAGCGTGCGAAAAAAGCGTTTCTCTCGTCGGCGAGGAACGTCTGCGAAGGAAACTTCGTCATATTTCTCTGAGGCGAAAGAAGCGTGAGAAAGCGCTGCGTGTGCTCGGTGAGAAGCCTTGTCCTCAATGCGGCAAGCTGTTTTCCGGCGAAGGGATGTGCCCTTCCTGCACCTGCAGGGAGCGGCGCGAAAGACGACGCTCGATCCGCCGCCATTTGCTCGATCTTCCGTGGGCGCGCTATGCAGATATCAAAGATCATCTTCGCTGCACGCCCGCCATGGTCGCTTCCGAGCGTACGCGTCTCGTGCAGGAGCTCGCCCGCCGCATCGAATTCGGCGATTGGGAGAGTCTGGAGGCGAAGACGCTCGTCATGCTCTACCGCTCGCTGCGGCCGGAGCAGCTCACGGAAGACATCGTGCGCCGCACGCTTTACGATCTTCGCCGCGAGATGGCAGAAGGAACGGTGTTCCGTCCCTTCCCCAAGCGTTCGGAGGTCATGAAAAAGACGGCAAAAAGGGGAGCGAAGAGCGGGGAGGGATTCCATGTATCTGCACCTAGGCGATGA
- a CDS encoding YidC/Oxa1 family membrane protein insertase: MEFLSSLFHPVIAVIQFMLENLYAFTGLFGFENYGIAIILLTILIKVCLYPLTVKQVRSMKGMQELQPKMKKLQEKYKDNPQMMQQKIGELYKEAGVNPLAGCLPLLIQMPILMGMFYALQGYAYSGTPSFLWLASLSEPDPHYILPVLSALSTWFVQKQTSTETNQQMKIMMIVMPIFIGWISLNFASGLVLYWVTMNLVQIVQQWWMYRNEDGMGKKGVA; the protein is encoded by the coding sequence TTGGAGTTTTTATCGTCGCTGTTTCATCCCGTCATTGCGGTGATTCAGTTTATGTTGGAGAATCTGTATGCGTTTACAGGTCTTTTCGGTTTTGAAAATTACGGGATTGCCATTATTTTGCTGACGATCCTCATCAAGGTATGCCTCTATCCTCTGACGGTCAAGCAGGTTCGCTCGATGAAGGGCATGCAGGAACTGCAGCCGAAGATGAAGAAACTGCAGGAAAAGTATAAAGACAATCCGCAGATGATGCAGCAGAAGATCGGCGAGCTGTATAAAGAAGCCGGCGTGAATCCTCTCGCGGGATGCCTGCCGCTCCTCATACAGATGCCGATTCTCATGGGCATGTTTTATGCGCTGCAGGGTTACGCGTATTCGGGGACGCCGTCCTTTCTGTGGCTCGCGTCTCTTTCTGAGCCCGATCCACACTATATATTGCCAGTGCTTTCCGCACTTTCGACGTGGTTCGTGCAGAAACAGACTTCGACGGAAACAAATCAACAGATGAAGATCATGATGATCGTCATGCCGATCTTCATCGGCTGGATCAGCTTGAATTTCGCTTCGGGACTTGTTCTCTATTGGGTAACGATGAATCTCGTGCAGATCGTGCAGCAGTGGTGGATGTACCGAAACGAGGACGGCATGGGAAAGAAAGGAGTTGCCTGA
- the remB gene encoding extracellular matrix regulator RemB: MYLHLGDDSLVAVSSILAILDIEIYREASGNSLCKKDIAKGAAMRKEPRSVIVTDEGLYFSVISAQSLKRRIQSPAYGVNLHDFAVQA; this comes from the coding sequence ATGTATCTGCACCTAGGCGATGACAGCTTGGTTGCCGTTTCCAGCATATTGGCGATTCTTGACATAGAGATATATCGAGAGGCGTCCGGAAATTCTCTCTGTAAGAAGGATATTGCAAAGGGTGCCGCGATGAGAAAAGAGCCGCGTTCCGTCATCGTTACGGATGAAGGGCTTTATTTCTCGGTGATTTCCGCGCAGTCTTTGAAAAGGCGCATACAATCGCCCGCTTATGGAGTGAACCTGCATGATTTTGCAGTGCAGGCATAG
- the recF gene encoding DNA replication/repair protein RecF (All proteins in this family for which functions are known are DNA-binding proteins that assist the filamentation of RecA onto DNA for the initiation of recombination or recombinational repair.) — protein MKAKSLRLKCFRNYEELDLSLSPNINVFLGENAQGKTNIAEALYYAAIGRSHRTNADADLIAWDAPAAKIELLFERLDVENTLEFQFQRGRRRSIRKNGEPIKTKELFGVFNAVLFSPEDLFLIKGAPAERRRFLDGEISQASPAYGHELMQYTRILTQRNSLLKKIRERRAGKEMLSLWDEQLAKSAAHIVEKRFLAVKKLNMLANLMQRRISAGKENLSLSYELCGAEEEPPCVTEELVPWYNKKLEESLDLDILRGSTSVGPQRDDIRLEVNGVNLRSFGSQGQQRTGVLALKLSELEFLRSETGEYPVLLLDDVMSELDGTRREKLLDFIGREHIQTLLTATDAAYLPEKFMGNIFHVRAGKIFF, from the coding sequence ATGAAAGCAAAGAGCCTCCGTCTGAAATGTTTTCGCAACTATGAAGAGCTTGACCTCAGTCTGTCTCCCAATATCAACGTCTTTCTTGGCGAAAACGCGCAGGGAAAGACGAATATTGCGGAGGCTCTTTACTATGCGGCGATCGGTCGTTCGCATCGAACGAATGCAGATGCCGATCTCATCGCTTGGGATGCTCCTGCAGCGAAAATTGAGCTTCTTTTTGAGCGTCTTGACGTGGAAAATACGCTGGAATTTCAATTTCAACGCGGCAGACGCCGTTCCATCCGCAAGAATGGCGAGCCGATCAAAACAAAGGAGCTTTTCGGCGTATTCAATGCCGTCCTCTTCTCCCCCGAGGATCTCTTTCTGATCAAGGGGGCGCCCGCTGAGAGAAGACGCTTCCTCGACGGGGAAATCTCCCAGGCAAGCCCCGCCTACGGCCATGAACTGATGCAGTATACGCGGATTCTCACGCAAAGGAACAGCCTGTTGAAGAAGATTCGGGAGCGCCGTGCGGGAAAGGAAATGCTTTCCCTCTGGGATGAGCAGCTTGCCAAAAGTGCCGCGCATATCGTCGAGAAGCGTTTTCTCGCCGTCAAAAAGCTCAACATGCTGGCAAACCTCATGCAAAGGCGTATTTCTGCAGGGAAAGAGAATCTTTCCCTTTCATATGAGCTTTGCGGTGCAGAGGAAGAGCCGCCTTGCGTGACAGAGGAGCTTGTTCCATGGTATAATAAGAAGTTGGAGGAGTCCTTGGATCTTGACATTCTGCGCGGCTCGACGAGCGTCGGCCCGCAGAGGGATGATATCCGGCTTGAAGTGAACGGCGTCAACCTTCGCTCTTTCGGTTCGCAGGGGCAGCAGCGCACGGGCGTCCTCGCCCTGAAGCTTTCCGAATTGGAGTTTCTTCGCTCAGAGACGGGAGAATATCCAGTGCTTCTGCTCGATGACGTCATGAGCGAGCTGGATGGCACGCGCAGGGAGAAACTCCTGGACTTCATCGGCAGAGAGCATATACAGACCTTGCTCACGGCGACGGATGCCGCATATCTGCCGGAAAAATTTATGGGAAATATCTTCCATGTGCGAGCAGGAAAGATATTTTTTTGA
- the jag gene encoding RNA-binding cell elongation regulator Jag/EloR, translating into MADFVERTGKTVEEAIEAALFALRLPKDRCTVEVIEEPSNGFFGLIGKRAAKVRVTAKEEPLPQPQESLPQKEEQEEALEERREEREEERAEEKEEAPVLTKESSEASESAPIVSHDTTSGRRETIVDRGFSYSPPRENRSYSEPRRERFSSTRRSYASDSAAGRFREEKVRNFLSPADAAVPIKKAEDFLQQIFRAMDLEVAIERKDRPHSIELNLSGHNLGILIGKHGQTLDALQYLVNLAANQGLTEERVRIILDIEDYRERREETLYRLAARLAERCCRTNQRVVLEPMNRHERKIIHLALQENHRVLTYSAGDEPFRKVVIEPKHRVSRMDGSMREEDY; encoded by the coding sequence ATGGCGGATTTCGTGGAAAGAACCGGAAAGACGGTGGAAGAAGCGATTGAAGCTGCACTCTTCGCCCTGCGTCTCCCGAAAGATCGCTGCACGGTGGAGGTCATCGAAGAACCGTCGAACGGCTTCTTTGGCTTGATTGGAAAGCGTGCGGCGAAAGTGCGCGTGACGGCGAAGGAAGAGCCTTTGCCGCAGCCGCAGGAGTCTTTGCCGCAAAAAGAAGAGCAGGAAGAAGCTCTTGAGGAGCGCCGTGAGGAACGGGAAGAAGAGCGTGCGGAAGAGAAGGAAGAGGCGCCTGTTTTGACGAAGGAGTCGTCCGAGGCGTCCGAAAGTGCGCCCATCGTCTCCCATGATACGACGTCGGGCAGGCGGGAAACCATTGTAGATCGCGGCTTTTCCTACTCTCCCCCGAGGGAGAATCGTTCTTACTCTGAGCCACGCCGCGAGCGTTTCTCTTCGACCAGACGTTCCTACGCATCCGATTCGGCTGCCGGGCGCTTTCGTGAGGAGAAGGTTCGCAATTTCTTGAGTCCTGCAGATGCTGCAGTGCCGATCAAAAAGGCGGAGGATTTCCTGCAGCAGATTTTTCGAGCGATGGATCTTGAAGTTGCCATCGAGAGAAAGGATCGGCCTCATTCGATTGAGCTGAATCTCTCAGGACACAATCTCGGCATACTCATCGGCAAGCACGGGCAGACGCTCGATGCTTTGCAATATCTCGTCAATCTCGCGGCCAACCAGGGATTGACGGAGGAGCGCGTGCGCATCATCCTCGATATTGAAGATTACCGCGAGCGCCGCGAGGAGACGCTTTACCGTCTGGCGGCGCGCTTGGCGGAGCGCTGCTGCCGCACGAACCAGCGCGTCGTCTTGGAGCCGATGAACCGCCATGAGCGCAAGATCATTCACCTTGCACTGCAGGAGAATCATCGCGTTTTGACTTACAGCGCGGGCGATGAGCCTTTTCGCAAGGTCGTCATTGAGCCGAAGCATCGCGTTTCGCGTATGGACGGTTCTATGCGTGAAGAGGATTATTGA
- the mnmE gene encoding tRNA uridine-5-carboxymethylaminomethyl(34) synthesis GTPase MnmE — protein MQQADTISAIATAAGEGGVGIVRLSGASAIETASRMFCAAGGRKLADAGARDLLYGTIVREDGRLVDEALCLVMRAPHSYTKEDVVELQCHGGSVSLREVLALTYRHGARAAERGEFTKRAFLNGRLDLAEAQAVMDVVQAKTEKGLEMAAGHLAGHFSERIRSMREDILALLAHLEAVIDFPEEGVDEIVVEEAREKVSALYASLRRIVQTAHTGRILRDGLETAIVGRPNVGKSSLLNALLREDRAIVTDVPGTTRDTIEEYADIGGVPLRIIDTAGIRATEDAVERIGVDKARAHVKSAALVLALFDGSRPLEAEDEEILALLEGKDALIVVTKSDLPRVLDIERLQNLVHLPLIEITTKEEEGLSPLTAAILEKVYDGEERSGEGSLVADLRTKNLLEAAADHLSAAISTMDQGLGLDFISIDLRSSLEKLGEITGETVGDDVLDEIFSRFCVGK, from the coding sequence TTGCAGCAGGCAGATACGATCAGCGCCATTGCGACAGCGGCCGGGGAAGGCGGCGTCGGCATCGTGCGCCTTTCTGGTGCTTCTGCCATAGAGACGGCCTCGCGCATGTTTTGTGCTGCGGGCGGCAGGAAGCTCGCCGACGCAGGTGCGAGAGATCTTCTCTACGGTACAATCGTGCGAGAGGATGGCCGCCTCGTCGATGAGGCTCTTTGCCTCGTCATGCGTGCGCCCCATTCTTATACGAAGGAAGACGTTGTGGAATTGCAATGCCACGGTGGATCTGTTTCCCTGCGCGAGGTTCTGGCATTGACGTATCGTCACGGAGCGCGGGCTGCGGAACGAGGCGAGTTCACAAAACGAGCCTTCTTGAACGGCAGGCTCGATCTCGCCGAGGCGCAGGCCGTCATGGACGTAGTGCAGGCGAAGACGGAAAAGGGGCTGGAAATGGCGGCGGGGCATCTGGCCGGTCATTTCTCGGAGCGCATACGCTCGATGCGTGAAGATATTTTGGCTCTTCTTGCCCATTTGGAAGCCGTCATTGATTTTCCTGAGGAGGGCGTCGATGAAATTGTCGTAGAAGAGGCGCGGGAAAAGGTGTCGGCTCTCTATGCGTCGCTGCGCCGCATCGTGCAGACGGCACATACGGGACGCATCCTGCGCGACGGCTTGGAAACGGCGATTGTCGGAAGACCGAATGTGGGAAAGTCGAGCCTCTTGAATGCCCTGCTGCGCGAAGATCGCGCTATTGTCACCGACGTCCCGGGAACAACGCGTGATACCATTGAGGAGTATGCCGATATTGGCGGCGTGCCTTTGCGAATCATCGACACGGCAGGCATACGGGCGACGGAGGATGCCGTCGAGCGCATCGGCGTGGATAAGGCGCGTGCTCATGTGAAAAGCGCCGCGCTCGTACTCGCCCTCTTTGACGGTTCTCGGCCTCTGGAGGCGGAGGATGAGGAGATTCTCGCCTTGCTTGAGGGAAAGGATGCGCTCATCGTCGTGACGAAAAGCGATCTGCCGCGCGTTCTTGATATCGAACGGCTGCAAAACTTGGTACATCTTCCTCTGATTGAAATCACGACGAAGGAGGAGGAAGGGCTTTCTCCTTTGACGGCCGCCATTTTGGAAAAGGTTTATGACGGTGAGGAAAGGTCGGGAGAAGGCTCGTTAGTTGCCGACCTGCGCACGAAGAATCTTTTGGAAGCGGCGGCAGATCATCTTAGCGCTGCAATTTCCACGATGGATCAGGGACTGGGGCTGGATTTCATCTCCATCGATCTG
- the rnpA gene encoding ribonuclease P protein component, translated as MLGLPRSRILKKRKDFQAVYSRGKSYSNRFLVLYVFRSHGLQGKVGFAAGKKLGNAVKRNRVKRLLRESYRLHQVEIEEGFSLLLVGRKAALDIKCQDLEKAFLALGRKAGIMAGDKEVSKRERRRGR; from the coding sequence ATGTTGGGTCTGCCTAGAAGCCGCATCTTGAAAAAGAGGAAGGATTTTCAGGCTGTTTATTCCCGCGGAAAATCGTATTCAAACAGATTTCTCGTGCTTTATGTCTTTCGTTCGCATGGACTCCAAGGAAAAGTCGGTTTTGCCGCAGGCAAGAAGCTCGGTAATGCCGTGAAGCGCAATCGGGTCAAGAGATTGCTCCGCGAGTCTTATCGTCTGCATCAGGTTGAAATCGAGGAGGGTTTTTCCCTCCTGCTCGTGGGCAGGAAGGCGGCTCTCGACATCAAATGCCAGGACTTGGAAAAAGCTTTCCTCGCTTTGGGAAGGAAAGCCGGAATCATGGCAGGAGACAAAGAGGTTTCTAAAAGAGAGAGAAGGCGCGGCAGATGA
- the yidD gene encoding membrane protein insertion efficiency factor YidD — protein sequence MKVVILLLIRFYRGFLSPLKPPSCRYIPTCSEYAMIAVEKYGAAKGSFLAIKRILRCHPFHKGGYDPVP from the coding sequence ATGAAAGTCGTGATTCTGCTGCTCATTCGCTTTTATCGCGGTTTTCTTTCTCCTTTGAAGCCGCCTTCGTGCCGCTATATTCCGACATGCTCGGAGTATGCAATGATTGCTGTTGAAAAATATGGGGCGGCAAAGGGCAGTTTCCTTGCCATCAAGAGGATTCTGCGCTGCCATCCTTTTCATAAGGGTGGCTACGACCCTGTACCATAG
- the dnaN gene encoding DNA polymerase III subunit beta, translating to MKFTCHKNELAQAIQLVSKAIANKPQTPILSGIYMEATNNQVELHATDNEMGIISIIPSEVEQEGKLVLSGRYMQEVIRRLPGETVTISQEIDENISKIQSAASNFTLLSMPANDFPTVKRLEDGIRFKIQDNVLRDIIKKTVFACSTDEARPVFTGCQMEINGETLKMAATNTHRLSVKKEVIANLSGDLHIIIPAKILNELLRALNSDMPIEVDVCCSSNQASFQFENVVLMSRLIEGQFPNYDSVIPKNFATTVTLDTEDFLAAVDRVSLISRSADYNIIRLEFGGNQVHISSNSPDIGKADEIVAASIDGPDVNIAFNAKYVTDVLKNINSKNFRFLLNQSLQAAAVREEDNPTFVYIVTPVRTQN from the coding sequence ATGAAATTCACCTGCCATAAGAATGAACTCGCTCAAGCGATTCAACTCGTTTCCAAAGCCATTGCCAACAAACCTCAGACACCGATTCTCTCAGGCATATATATGGAGGCCACAAACAATCAAGTGGAACTTCATGCCACAGACAATGAAATGGGCATCATCAGCATCATCCCTTCCGAAGTGGAACAGGAGGGAAAACTTGTCCTATCGGGACGCTACATGCAGGAGGTCATTCGACGCCTGCCTGGAGAAACCGTCACAATCTCCCAAGAAATCGACGAAAACATCAGCAAGATCCAATCGGCTGCTTCCAACTTCACACTTCTTTCCATGCCGGCCAATGACTTTCCGACGGTAAAGCGTCTGGAAGACGGCATCCGTTTCAAAATTCAGGACAACGTGCTTCGAGATATCATCAAGAAGACGGTCTTCGCCTGCTCGACAGATGAAGCGCGTCCTGTCTTTACCGGCTGCCAGATGGAAATCAACGGAGAAACTCTGAAGATGGCGGCGACGAACACGCATCGTCTCTCTGTAAAAAAAGAAGTGATTGCAAACCTTTCAGGCGATCTTCATATCATCATTCCCGCAAAAATACTCAATGAGCTTTTGCGCGCCTTGAATTCCGACATGCCCATCGAGGTTGACGTCTGCTGCTCGTCGAACCAAGCAAGCTTCCAGTTCGAGAACGTCGTATTGATGTCCCGTCTGATCGAAGGGCAATTCCCGAATTATGACAGCGTCATACCGAAAAACTTCGCTACGACGGTAACGCTCGACACGGAAGACTTCCTTGCCGCTGTCGACCGCGTATCCTTGATCTCGCGCTCCGCCGACTACAATATCATTCGCCTGGAATTTGGCGGAAATCAAGTTCATATCTCGTCGAACAGCCCTGATATAGGAAAGGCCGATGAAATCGTCGCTGCTTCCATCGATGGCCCTGATGTCAATATCGCCTTCAATGCGAAATATGTCACTGACGTTTTGAAGAACATCAATAGCAAAAACTTTCGTTTTCTCTTGAATCAAAGCCTGCAGGCGGCAGCTGTGCGCGAGGAGGACAATCCCACTTTCGTTTATATCGTTACGCCTGTGCGCACGCAGAATTGA
- the dnaA gene encoding chromosomal replication initiator protein DnaA, whose protein sequence is MEQFELQAIWEQILQKVLEQRSLTELALNDWLRPVKPLSLSDTTLVLGAPTSLAREWIVKRYIPFLEDAVLDIAKKKLKIEIKNLNIEPAPNSPPVQETLLTETDTNSSPQEVKDTKKIPVSSQNTEPKKEDGSRAYETPGMIAPGDASSLNSHYTFDTFVTGNSNRFAHAAALAVAESPGRVYNPFFMYGGVGLGKTHLMHAIGHKILEKFPQMRVLYISSEKFTNELINSIRDGNPESFRQKYRNIDVLLVDDIQFLSKKEHTQEEFFHTFNTLHDANKHIILSSDRHPREIQTLEDRLRSRFEWGLITDIQAPDLETRIAILRKKAALEHLDVPNDVMFSIANRIDNNIRELEGALTRVVAYASLTQQPVTTSLVNEALANIFPEEKTREVTMELIQEVVASYFKLRLDDLHGKKRTRNLAMPRQIAMYLCRELTGNSLPQIGNSFGGRDHTTVIHACEKIGKERKEDSKLDRTIEQLMQRIESL, encoded by the coding sequence ATGGAACAATTCGAACTGCAGGCGATTTGGGAGCAAATCCTGCAGAAAGTTCTCGAACAGCGCTCATTGACGGAACTTGCTCTCAACGACTGGCTGCGCCCCGTAAAGCCACTTTCCCTTTCCGACACCACTCTCGTGCTCGGCGCACCGACATCGCTCGCCAGGGAATGGATTGTAAAACGTTACATTCCTTTTCTGGAAGACGCCGTACTCGATATTGCAAAGAAAAAACTCAAGATCGAAATCAAAAACCTCAACATCGAACCTGCCCCAAATTCTCCTCCTGTTCAGGAAACGCTTCTGACGGAAACGGACACGAATTCTTCCCCACAGGAAGTCAAGGATACAAAAAAAATTCCCGTTTCGTCACAAAATACAGAGCCAAAAAAAGAAGACGGCAGCCGCGCCTATGAAACGCCGGGCATGATTGCTCCCGGCGACGCCTCGTCCTTGAACTCGCACTACACCTTCGACACCTTCGTCACGGGCAATTCCAACCGCTTCGCCCATGCGGCTGCGCTCGCCGTCGCCGAATCGCCGGGCAGAGTATACAACCCCTTCTTCATGTACGGCGGCGTAGGACTCGGCAAGACACATCTCATGCACGCCATCGGACACAAGATCCTCGAAAAATTTCCCCAGATGCGCGTCCTCTACATTTCGAGCGAAAAGTTCACGAATGAACTCATCAACTCCATCCGAGACGGCAATCCCGAATCCTTCCGCCAAAAATACCGCAATATCGACGTTCTGCTCGTCGACGACATCCAATTCCTCTCGAAGAAGGAGCACACGCAGGAAGAATTCTTCCATACGTTCAACACGCTGCACGACGCCAACAAACACATCATCCTGTCGAGTGACCGTCATCCGCGCGAGATTCAAACGCTTGAAGATCGTCTGCGCTCACGCTTTGAATGGGGTCTCATCACGGACATCCAGGCGCCCGATCTCGAAACGCGCATAGCGATTCTCCGAAAGAAAGCCGCACTTGAGCACCTCGACGTGCCGAACGACGTGATGTTCTCCATCGCCAACCGCATCGACAACAACATCCGCGAGCTGGAAGGCGCATTGACGAGGGTCGTCGCCTACGCCTCACTGACACAGCAACCCGTCACGACGTCCCTTGTCAACGAGGCTCTCGCCAATATCTTCCCGGAGGAAAAGACGCGCGAAGTGACCATGGAACTCATCCAGGAAGTCGTCGCTTCCTACTTCAAGCTGCGTCTCGATGACCTGCACGGCAAGAAGCGGACGAGAAACCTCGCCATGCCGCGCCAGATTGCCATGTACCTGTGCCGCGAGCTGACGGGTAACTCCCTGCCGCAAATTGGCAATTCCTTCGGCGGGCGCGACCACACGACGGTCATACATGCCTGCGAAAAAATCGGCAAAGAACGAAAAGAGGACAGCAAACTTGACCGCACGATCGAGCAGCTAATGCAGCGCATCGAAAGCCTCTGA